One Fusarium poae strain DAOMC 252244 chromosome 4, whole genome shotgun sequence DNA window includes the following coding sequences:
- a CDS encoding hypothetical protein (TransMembrane:3 (o55-73i123-140o146-162i)~BUSCO:56014at5125) codes for MDHSHMDHSGMDHGDMDHGHGGGMKDMCSMNMLFTWDTNNLCIVFRQWHVRSTTSLLFSLIAVIILAIGYEALRSVSRRYEQALDNRVRSAPSLSDAPVTESTPILSGQSQGQADQRAHLVKAVLYALQNFYAFMLMLVFMTYNGWVMISVSFGAFLGYLFFGQRTSATKENACH; via the exons ATGGATCACTCACACATGGATCACAGCGGTATGGACCATGGAGATATGGACCATGGTCATGGAGGAGGTATGAAGGACATGTGCAGTATGAAC ATGCTCTTCACCTGGGATACCAACAACCTTTGCATTGTCTTCCGTCAATGGCACGTCCGTTCAACAACGTCgctcctcttctctctcatcgccgtcatcatcctcgccaTCGGCTACGAAGCCCTCCGATCTGTCTCCCGTCGTTACGAACAAGCTCTCGATAACCGTGTCCGCTCCGCCCCCA GTCTATCTGATGCTCCTGTTACTGAATCGACTCCCATCCTGTCAGGACAATCCCAGGGACAAGCCGACCAGCGCGCCCACCTCGTCAAGGCTGTCTTGTACGCTCTGCAGAACTTTTACGCCTTTATGCTCAT GCTTGTTTTCATGACATACAATGGTTGGGTCATGATTTCTGTTTCCTTTGGCGCATTTCTCGGATATTTGTTCTTTGGACAAAGAACTTCAGCCACAAAAGAAAACGCATGCCACTAA